TAGGGACCTGGGAGCGAACCGCACGGCTCCGCCTGCTGAGGACAATGGCAGCCGGGtctcagagacagaaaacagCCAAGACCCAAGGCACACAAACCTCACCGTAAAGTCAGATGTCTCTATGCTGCCTAGGGTGGGGCCCTTCTCGACCATGAAGCTCAGCAGGCCTGTCAGGATAGTGGAGACGGACCAGGCTGGGTTCCACGTGTCCGGATGGAAATCCGTGATGGACAGACATAGCCTGCAAACAGGGGGCTTGGTCAGCAGAGTGTACACTCACTGAGGGCCACAGACAGTGGCTGCTCACTGTGGCACTGGGAAGCATCTCACCTCGTGTTGCACTTGAATCTTCCATTGGGAGTTATCATATAGATACTAGGAGGTTTAAAAGGAAATTCTCTGGGAAAAATTAGTTTTCCGTGATAATAGCCACCTACatcaaaacagagaaaagaaagagcctGGTCAGCAACCACAGTGCAGCTCCTCCAAGCCTCGCCACCCCCACCCTTGCTCTGTgccccccaccctcatgacccttCTTGTCCCCATGCGGCCAGCAGGCTCGACCCAAGACCTCCTCCTTTCTCCCGTGCTCACTCGGCCCTACGGCATCTCGTCAGCCCGGCACAGCCCCCCACCCCGGCCGTCTCTGGACACTTCTGGGAGCTCATGACGGCCAATCGCCACCAAGGCCACTGCACACCCTCCTCTACCTGCCCCCAGCATAGCAGTCGGGAGAGATCCTCATCCAGCTGCGGCCACCTCCCACCCAGCCACACCCAGCCACATGCCAGCAATccctatctttaaaaaaacattctcaACTCCACAACCTCCCATTACTGCCAACAACTCCCTCGCCCCTCAGTCTGCAGTTCTCCATGTCCCTCCAAGTAACCCTCCTGCACCTCAAGTCCGCCTGGCCAAGCTCTTCCCCCACCGTGGATCACCCACGCCCATGGCCTGGCCCCTCCCTCACTGCCCCTGGCTGGTCGCCCTTATTCACCCCAGGTGCAGGGTGCTCTCCCCTCTGCCCACTGTCCTCCCGGGTCTCACTCAGGCTCATGGCTGCCCATCAGGAGTCCTGTGATGGCTCCTCAACCAGTACCTCCATCCTAGATCTACAGACCCCTCCCCAAACTCTGAACCAGTGTATTGACTGTCCATGAAACACTGGCCCAGATGTCGCTGTCCAAGACGGAATTCCTGCTACTTGCCCCAAAGAGCAACTCCATCCTCTCATTCATTCAGCCTAAAACCTGGAAGGTCCCCATGTCCCCCATGCCACACCCTTCCATCAGCAAACCCTGTCTGCGCCACCTTCAAACCAACCCAGAGCTCACACTTCAGATGACCTCCACTGGACCCTGCCCTGCCAACCCCTCACAGGCCATGTCACGGCAGGCCCATCCCCTCACCCAAGGCCCCACACTCCGGCTGCTCAGGCCGCACCCGCAAGTTGGATGGAAATGCAGAGCTTCAAGCCAACCTGACCAGCTTGAGCAGAAGGTAGGCTCCATGGGACACCCAGCACcacgtgtgcatgtgttttcATAGATGAGCACAGCCAGGTTCGAGGAGCACTAGCCtccctgctgctcctgccacGAGGACTATGGATACTCTAGTCCCTGAGTCACCACAGGTCCCCTCTGCTCTCCACCCTGCACAGGGTGCAGCCCCTCCCCCCGAGTGCTCATCATTTCATGTCCCCTCGGCACCTGCTCTGAACAGGAGCTGGACCTTCTCACACCAGAAGCAGGGCTCGGTCCACAGTTTCCAGTCCTCCACCTCGTCCCAGTTCCTCAAAGTGGTTGACCAGACACCTGCCTTAAGCAGCCACCTGCTGGTGACCATTTCCCTATGGGACAGAGACATGTGGCCAGCTGGACTGGCCCGCTGACCCTCACACCCACATGTACTGCCCAGGCAGGCCAGTGTCCACCTCTCAGTCACTGCATGACCCCGTGGAACTCATGCCTCCTGGCTCTGAACCCACCCATTAGAACTCCCCTCGGGAGCCTGCTTGGTAACGCCCTGGACCCCACCAACAGCTTGGCCACGGGTCTCTTACCCCCGTCCTGGTGCTGACCAGGCTCGTGTGGCTTTCAGGCGTGCCATGTTCCCCACAGCCTGTGAGTAATAAagtctttatttccattttgtctcTCCCAGTCATCGAAGGGGCGCTCTCCTCTGAAAGACCCTATATTAAAACACTTCTCTACTGTCTGCCTCCCTCAACGGGCCACGTTCCCAAGCATGGGGATGCTGTGGCTTCCTCTCTGTGCTTCGCCCCTGGGATGGCACTTGTGGACACGGACACAACTGTGGAGGGACAACAAGAGCAAGTGTCAGCTGTAAGGCCAGCACAACAAGCAGACAAGTCTACCAGCAAGAGGCTCCTACCAGGAGTTGCGCTCAGCGCACACACGCACTCTAGACCATGAAGAAGTCAgaatagaaaatgagcaaaagacatcCATAGGCACTTTTCCAACAGGAAGCAGGAACAGCTGCTGCACACACTTCCAGGGAAGTGCGACTAAACTGGCAAGGAGGAGTGCCATTTCTAGCTTAGCAGAGGGTGGTGGGAGGGCAGGCACCCTCCTGTCCCGCTGTGGGTTGAGCCCACCAGGAAAAGCCTTGCTGACCAGTGATCCCACCTCTTGTTATCCAACCAAAAGAAGCACAAATGAGGGCACCGAGAACCACATGCAAAGATGTTCACACACCTGTGTGTGCCCAGTGAAAGACGGGAAACACCCACTTGCCCTTCAGAGGGAAGGAGCCAGGCAGAGTAGGAACATACATGACTCGTGACTTAGagcaaattaaatgagaaaaacagccAAACTGCAGGACAACACACACGGCAAGTTACTTATGCTAAAATACACAGAAGTGTGCAATTTTCTGCATACAAAGACGTGCTTTAAACTGCAGAGAATAAATTCAGAGAGAGTATGTGTTTAGCATTAGGAGGGCCAGATCTTCACTCAGAGGTCAAAGTGCAGCTCATGCTAGGCACACACCAGGCACACACCACGGGCCTGCAACCCCCACACCCCAACCAGGAATGCAGAGAAACAGATGCATGATGTCCCCCCCAAGGCTCCCTGAGGAATGAGCCATAAGCACAGCCTTGGCCAAGCCTGGGGACAAAAACCGACAGAGGGCACCCTGCCAGAGATGCCAACAGCCACCTGTGGACATCCCTATGGCCCCaaaccacttgttgaaaaggctatgCTGCTCctctgaattgcttttgcacctttgtcaaaaatcaggtgGTCGATGGCTggtggttagctcagctggcaaGAGcgtgatgttgtaacaccaatgtccagcTTTCAGCTCCCCATATtggccaacaacaacaacaacaaaacagatgcctgctgtttctgggctctctgttctctgtctctccctctacGACCACCAGGTCCCCCTCACTGGAGCTGTACAGTGAAGTCTTGAAACCAGTGAATCCTCTAACATTTCATTCCCcttcttaaaaattgttttagctattctaggtcttttgccttttcatgtaaattttaggatAAGCTGCATGACTACAAGAAATCTTGCTGTGATTTTGACAGGATTGTTAAATCTACAGGTTAATTTAGG
The sequence above is drawn from the Cynocephalus volans isolate mCynVol1 chromosome 8, mCynVol1.pri, whole genome shotgun sequence genome and encodes:
- the UBE2J2 gene encoding ubiquitin-conjugating enzyme E2 J2 isoform X3, which gives rise to MVTSRWLLKAGVWSTTLRNWDEVEDWKLWTEPCFWCEKVQLLFRAGGYYHGKLIFPREFPFKPPSIYMITPNGRFKCNTRLCLSITDFHPDTWNPAWSVSTILTGLLSFMVEKGPTLGSIETSDFTKRQLAAQSLAFNLKDKVFCELFSEVVEEIKQKQKAQDDISGRPQTLPLPDVVPDGETHHGQNGIVLLNGHAPGAGPNLVGLQQANRHHGLLGGALANLFVIVGFAAFAYTVKYVLRSIAQE
- the UBE2J2 gene encoding ubiquitin-conjugating enzyme E2 J2 isoform X1, with product MARLKATRAWSAPGRGEMVTSRWLLKAGVWSTTLRNWDEVEDWKLWTEPCFWCEKVQLLFRAGGYYHGKLIFPREFPFKPPSIYMITPNGRFKCNTRLCLSITDFHPDTWNPAWSVSTILTGLLSFMVEKGPTLGSIETSDFTKRQLAAQSLAFNLKDKVFCELFSEVVEEIKQKQKAQDDISGRPQTLPLPDVVPDGETHHGQNGIVLLNGHAPGAGPNLVGLQQANRHHGLLGGALANLFVIVGFAAFAYTVKYVLRSIAQE